The DNA region agtggggcgcgacagctggcgactctactggggacttcctaagtgggtccaagcatttgatttggctattcttttcccttttctaccctttttatgcatagcatttggatattagggttgcatttttcctttttaggactttttgcctcacgcgcgtatcaaactactccctcactcacgtatgtatgatttgttgtttggatgtatattttacttgttttatctcgcgctttgcattgcatttgggtgggggaacATACCTTAgggcctcgcgttggttcttgatccctcccctccaaacgagcactagcatacgtgcatacgctttaaatTTTTCACcctccatttatttttcttttagtggcttgtcacgccactccaccctattaggattttaggcgactcgcttggacttgtgatcgcgacacgatgtgtgcgtagcatgatccgatgagtcactcgatcttccattttaagctttgtgttcatagcctttagcttttgattGAAGATTGAggagttttgatagattcactcatgacatgtagccatgacacgatgtgtgcgtagcaatgtctggggaatcgctcaagccaccgacaaaggaccttgggattgataacccttggtttctaagtctgaaggctcggggacctaaaacctatcgagtctagttgcattagtgagccaatacctcatgcatccatgatagcttgcctaggataaagtcggccttatcctgagttagggacactattcacgaggggagggatccaacccccttttttcctttttattgctttatttctttgtattgatttcattgctttatctcgttgctacaatgtgttatgtatatttatctggctgaattaacttttcttggttttgtgtccccattgcattcacaaaccctagcaaataggaggtctggcatgatcttcTTTTAAAACctgcccttgtagataggccattgcacgtttaaagattttggtatattgcattcgtaaattaataatgccatgccattttaggcctaccctggcaaataaagggttccttaggtcataGTTCATGTCAAACAGcatgttttatcgctttaataaactggcatcatgcatgaaccctagaaagggaatgccatttaggggatcccgccATTAGGATTAAACTCACCTTGATTGTTCCCATGGGTACATAACCCTTCAAGggattgcacgtttaaattttTTCCAAACCGGAGAATGGGACCTGTAGGTAAGGTAATTGACAACCCGCCTCTTCCCTTTTTAGATGGAGTGCCCCCGTCGAATCTATCAGTTGTTGGTACCGTCGGTCGAGATTCAAAGATGGCCTGCCCTCATGCTACCTAGCGAATTACACCAAGTAGCTCAATACTTAGGGCCAATTGGAGACCTTAAGGAGATCAAGCTCAATGGCTATCTAGTGGAGGCATTGGTACATCTTTGGGATCCGGAATGTTCGGCCTTTAGCGTAGGCAATAAGCACATGACAGTGACACTTGAGGAAATAGCCGGCCTCTTCAATTTACCTTTGCATGGAACCGCCTTGATTTTCCCATACGTTTCAGACAAGATAGAATTTTGTAAGATCATAGGATTGAGGGAGGCTGTATTGAGGGGGTCGGATCAGGCAGTCCCCGTGAACACTTTGTTTGAGCAGTTTGCACTACGAAATGGGTTCGAGAGATATAGGGAAGATTTTTCATTCACATCCAAGGATGTTTGGGAGCGCAAAAGGCCAGTGGTGTATGCGATAGTTATGGCGGGAGTTTATTTCTTCCCGATAAGAGATCAGAAAATAGCTTTCAAGGTAGCAAAGGTTATACAAGACCTCTTTTCAGGAATTCGAGGTAAACAATGCACCATAATCCCGACCATCCTTGCGGACATCTTTCTAGCTTGTACCAACTGTCAGAAAGGGGAAAAATTCTTCTACGGGGCTAATATAGTTTTGCACATCTGGGCCCTAGAACATTTTAAGAGACGAGCATCCGTTCCGGAAAGTTTGCCAGTAGCTGGGTATAATTGGGTAATCACGCATCATAAGCGAGTCAACGAAGGGAGTCTGCCGAACGATGCGGTTGAGTGGGTCAAATACTTAGAGATGTTGCTAGATCAATATATTAGGTGGGTGTTAGACTGGACAATTTGCCTTAGGCCGATACTCCGCACCAAAGTGTCAGATTTTGTTCTTCTATTGGGTACCCAAGGAATCGCCGCATACACTCCAAAGAGGTTTCTCAGATAGCTAGGACGTACACAAGAAATGCCGCCTGTGGTTGATATGAGCAAGCTTACCGTCATTTTCAGTAAAGGAACGTGCCCAAACGAGCTCCCTATGAAAGACCAGATTATCGAGGCATGGGTGACACTATCGGATGACATGAGATTTCGATACATCCCGGAACTCAAGCAAAGGGGATTGACCACTCCGCAATACGAAGATTGGGTAGGAAGATCCGCTgcgcaagaaattcaagatgagcCATTTGAGGAGGTGAAAAGGTTGAAGGCCATTGTCGAAGCGAAGGATAGGGAAATTCTGCAGTTAAGTAAGTCTGCCGAAGCATACAAAGGGATGGCGGAGCAAAAcaagcaattgtatgaaaatgaaCGAGAAAAGCGACAAGAGCTGAAAAGGAAGTGCGGAGAATTATATGACCAAGCTGAACGTGTTAGAATTCCATATGCTAGGGAAACAAAGGACTCTGTATTAGATAGGTTCAGAAGTTTTGGCAATCTTGTACGCAATCGTCTTCGTGATatgatgtaaatattggcaagtttatcaatgaaagtgatttttcttttgcattcatttggAATCGTTGTCAAAAACAAGTTTGTGTtacgggtcccatttcgaaggtgttgcatcatgctaggccaacccttggcacaaaaagggtcctcccgtaggacatgcatccgaattttttgaaacatctactaactcttgtctttttctttttctttgttttatttttgttaaaaagacTAAGCCAAGGCTGAATCTAAAAGCACGACATTTCGTATTTTCAGGTaacatttaaacatagcttctcgacgaaaccccatcataacgcgatcccgaagtagagcccaaaggaatcgtgtagacatgagtactcagcCAGAACAGTTTGATAAGACCGCTGCAACTACCCAACCGGAAGCCACAAGTCCTAGGGTTCAGTTGACGGAATTACTCactaaatttggggaaatggcgactgagatggccgcccaaaagaaattgATCGACGAGCTCGTTAGTAGCGGGGTGCAACCCGAGCCTCCGCCCATCAGGCAACTGGAATCCGAGCCATTTGTcattcctccaattcaaacTACTTCTGAGGGAGTTTTCAACCCGCAATATGCTTACACTCACAATCCTCCGTTCTATCCTCCCTATGGGCAGggatttcagcctcaaggtGGCCAAAGTGGTCCAAACATGCCTCCGGATCCACACGCCTTTTACCAGACTATCGCAGAGCCTTTTGTGCCGGAGCACCCTGTTCAAACCAAGCCGGAAGTGGGGGAGTCATCTGCCCCGATTGATCTGAAGTTGCTTAAGCGGTTggatcgtttcgatgagttcatcCGCAAGAACCAAGGGttaagcaagcaaggggtgTTAGACTACGATGAGCTGTGCCTGTTTCCAAATGTGCAGCTGCCCGTGGGATTCAAGACCCCGAAGTTCAATAAATATGATGGTACGGGCAATCCTAAGACACACTTGCgtttgtttgccaacaagttgggcagaCCGGTGGATGATGAAAACTTGCCATTAAGGTTATTTCCAGAGAGTCTAGAAGGTGATGCCCTTGATTGGTATTCGAATTTAAAGCCGGAGGAGGTGAAGACTTGGCTTGATCTGTTCAACGCCTTTATCAGACAGTACGAGTATAACTGTGAGTTGGCACCGACCAGAACTACTTTGGAAGGCACGAAGAGGCGACCGtctgaagatcataagacatacgCCAAGAGATAGAGAAAAATAGCTGCCAAGGTTGAGCCCCCGATGACCGAAGATGAAATCATTCGCACTTTTataaaggcgcatgatcctccatacTTCGAAGAAATTTTTCGTATGACTGGGTGTTCATTTGCTGCAATTGTGAATAAGCTCGAGgagtatgatgattttgtgaggGCCGAAAAGATTGTTAACGTTTCCGCCTTAAAATCGCAATTGGAAGCTTTGCAAGGGCAAGGAAGTAGTGGGAAAAAGCCACAGTTTAAGAAGAAAGAGGGGGAGGCAACCTTCAtctggaaccaaaacccttcaccCAGACCTCGATACCAACCcaatccaacctaccaaccacATTACCCCTATTATCCAAACCCACACCATGTGTATACTACCAATATCCAgcaccctcgacctcgcccaagctattcTAACCCACCTGTAGCCCCTTTCCAAATCTCTCAACCAAATTCACCCCAAAATCGACCTCGCCCaccatataacccaagatttccttccccaaatagacctgtttacaaccatcctcaacctactgaaccttacaaccgaccccctagccgtacatttaccaatttaggcaggcctTTAGATCAATTGTATGACCAATTAAAGGCCGCCGGGAAAATCGGTATggtaccccctcctacctatCCATATGGCATGCCCGCTTGGTATAACCCGcaagctgtctgtgcttatcattcgGGGGCACCCGGACATTCAACTTTGGATTGCAAGGCTCTTAAGCATAAAgttcaagatatgattgaagcTGGAGAGATTGTAATTAGAAAAAGGGAGGCACAAGGCCCGAATGTAAATAGGAACCCCTTGCCTGAACACGCTAATACCATTGGGGTCATTCTGGATGACGCAGAGTATGAGGAGCAAGTCCAGAAATTGGCGAGGAAAGCTGAGGTGTTTGGGGTCACAGAACCATTTGTAATAGAAGATGAACCATTTGAGGAGGATAAAAGACCTTTTATTCTGGATCTCACTCCAGCTGAAAGCAAGGCTTTGGAGCCAGTGGTCGTTGAATTCCCAGAGCAGGAGCCTGTTCTAAGTTTGAAGCGAGTGCCGTGGAACTACAATGAACCTGTTACACAAATTGGAAGAAAGTCAACTGCCAAAGAAGAGGTGTCAGTGGTCACCAGATCTGGGAGGGTCGCAAGTCCGTTTGGAGCTCCCGTTCCGATTCAAGCAAACAACTCCGAGCCGCCCGCTAAACCGACAATTACTGAGAAGGAAGCCTTGGATTTTCTCAAAAGGCTCCAAAGAAGTGAATATAATGTGGTTGAGAAGCTGAGCAAGTCACCCGCCCAAATATCCATGTTGGATCTGTTATTTTCTTCGGATGTACATAGGGACGCATTGCTCGAAGTATTGAccaaagctcaaatccctaaggACATTTCGGTTGCTAATTTCTCACACATGGTTGGGAACGTgttgtttacaaaacaaatcatTTTTTTCGATGACGAGTTACCggcggaaggcattggacataacaaaGCCCTGTACATAGCTGTGAGGTGCAATGGGAAAATTTTGCCGAAGGTGCTGATTGACAATGGATCTGCGCTTAATACCTGTCCCTGGAGTACCTTGAAAAAGCTAGGATTGCAAGATAtcaagctgaggccttcagggaccattgttagaggttttgatggagcacaaAGAGAGCCTATAGGAGAAGTGGATTTAGTCATCGAAATGGGGCCCGCACAGTTCCAAATAGCTtgccaagtcatgcactttcctagtgtttacaaTGTTTTGCTTGGAAGGCTGTGGATTCATAAGTCTGGAGCTGTGCtttcttcattgcatcaatTGCTGAAGTTCATAGTAAATGACAAGTTGATAACTATTTTTGCCGAGGAGGATTGCCTCGTGATTGCTGATTCTGGGTCCGAAGAAGATGGTAGCCAAAACGCCACAGTGACCCCTCATAGTATAGCCGATATCGTCTCCGTAAGCTGGATAAAAAAAGGAGGAACAAGCTCTGTCAaaggccagtgtcatgatggccAAGGAAATGATACGTGGAGAATATGAGtttgacaaagggctgggacgTGATCTACAAGGAATTCTGAAGCCAGTGGAAATTGTGTAGAAGAAGGATTCATTCGGATTGGGTTTCCGACCAACCGCTAGAGACatcaaagaaatgaaggaacgCAAGAGGGCAGAGAAAGAAGGCAGGCAAAAGGCCCTTGAAATCCCACCACTGCGTTATACTTTTCCACGACCAACCGAGGTGATCACATCAGAAAGTAACCCAGTTGACGGAGTCGAAGctagtttggcccaattgttcgttgAGGCAACATTTGAAGGCAATTGCTCAGATGAGGCCGAGTTTCCCGACATTCCCGAAGGATCAATTTCCAATTGGACAACCGAGTTTCTGCCCGttcggaaggagtttcggtaaacctaagggggtttgtcattcatgcgaattcatgaaaatacttttgcatctgtaaatagctaatgaaagcatctttaccTTTGGCTAAAGTTTGCACGTggaaatattgttaagttttcattGTGTTTCtgcttgctttcttttgttttcgctttcaatcaaaggttttatgaaaatacacaagttgttcttgtcatATTGATTTGTTTATTCATTTGTTCATATTTCTgtcatattgcttgttcatttgtttgttgtatatttgtttgCTTAGTACCCCatattcgttaattctttcagatggccaaaaataaaactatttgaccctttggatatcactattctggaattcgataatgacaatctctatatcactcacgacttggaggtCTGCGAATCCGagctccaaagcgagagtgataatgaggaggtattcgattcttttgcaaaggattttgaacaatatgaggaaaaaccaaaaccgaacctggaagaaacagaaaaggttagCATTGGCACTAAagatgaagttaaggaggtgcaaattagtattcatttgaatgaggggcagaaaaaggagatgcttgaatttttgactatgttccaggatgtattcgcatggtcctatgatgatatgactggcatTTCAACTGATATGGTAGTGCATAAGTTGCCCACAGACCCTACTTTTCCACCCGTCAAACAAAAACCccgaaaattcaaaccagatatgagcctcaaaataaaagaacaaattgaaaaataactcaaaaccaacattatcattgtttcccattaccctatttggctttcgaatccagtccctgttctaaaaaagaatggagaggtGCGAGTTTGTGTAGATTATAGAGACCTCaataaagccagtcctaaagatgattttccACTGCCAAATATTCACATTCTCCTGGACAATACCGCTGggcatgagattgaatccttttgTGATTGCTTCGCTGGATACCACCAGATTTTGATGGCGGAGgaggatagggagaagactGCCTTTATCACCCCTTGGGGCACGTTTTGCTACCGAGTGATGCCGTTTGGTCTAAAGAATGCCGgagctacttatcaaagaaCCATGACTaccctatttcatgatatgatccaccgggagatggaggtctacgtggatgacatcataatcaagtctaaaaggGCGGAAgaccatttggttgatttgaggaAGCTATTCGAAAGGCTGcgaaagtacaatttgaagctaAATCCTGCAAAATGCGCCTTTGGGGCACCAGCTGGTAAATTGTTGGGTTTCATTGTTAGTAAAAGgggcatagagatagatccggcaaaaatcaaagcaattcgagatatgccagtgccgaaaactcagaaggacgtgaaaagcttcttaggAAAGATCAATTTTATTGGGAGATTCATTGCCCAGTTAACGACCACATGCGAGCCGTTATTCAGATTATTGAGAAAGAATGTACCGTTGTACTGGAATGAGGAGTGCCAACAAGCTtttgacaagattaaagattatttgctgCAGCCTCCAGTCTTGGTGCCACCCAAACCGGGCCGACCATTGATAATTTACCTATCTGTGCTCGACGGAGCAATAGGATGTGTTCTGGGGCAACACGATGACTCCGGAAGGAAGGAGCAAGCCATTTACTACCTAAGCAAGAAGTTTACGCAgtatgaggctaattattcGTTCATCGAGAAAAGTTGCTGTGCATTAGCCTGGGCAGCTCAAAAGCTGAGACACTATctgttgagccataccacttatcttatttcccgatctGACCCTTTGAAGTATCTCTTGGAGAAGCCAATGCTAACTGGACGTCTAGCTAAATGGCAGATAATTCTCTCGGAATTCGATATTATTTTCACTTCACAGAAGGCCGTCAAGGGGCAAGTTATAGCTGATCATCTGGCGGAGAATCCAAGGGACGATGATTATCAACCACTTCATACTTATTTCCCTGATGAGAAAGTCTTATTTGTAGGCGCCACAGACGATATAAGTGAGCAAAGCCCcgaatggaggcttttcttcgatggagcttcaAATTCGCTcggagctggaattggagctgttctgGTTTCGCCCGAAGGAAAGcactaccctgccgctgccaaattgcaatttgcttgtacaaacaacatggctgaatatgaagcctgcatttttggtctcaaaatggctttaGAAATGGAGATCAAGGAGTTGGTAGCTTTCAGTGACTCAGATTTGCTCGTGCACCAAACCTTgaagcagtggataaccaaagattcaaaaattctgccctaccattgtagtttgctcactctggccaagcaatttcaaattttggaatttAGACATCTCCCAcgagcccgaaacgcatttgcCGATGCTTTGGCCACCTTAGCTTCTATGATCCAGTATCCAGATGAGTTGAAGATCGAACCAATCCGGATTCAATTTCAAGACAAGCCTGCCCACTGTTGGGTTGTAGACAAGTCCTCTGACAATATTCCGTGGTATAATGATATTAAGGAGTACCTCAAAACTGGGTCTTACCCTCTGCATGCGAGTACCAAGGACAAGagttttctgcgtagaatggttttaaaatttttcttgaatggagaagttttgtataaaagaacctcagatttgaaccttttaaggtgcatcGATGAAAATgaagctcaatatatgatgaaagaagttCATAGTGGt from Coffea eugenioides isolate CCC68of unplaced genomic scaffold, Ceug_1.0 ScVebR1_14;HRSCAF=71, whole genome shotgun sequence includes:
- the LOC113755462 gene encoding uncharacterized protein LOC113755462; the protein is MVPPPTYPYGMPAWYNPQAVCAYHSGAPGHSTLDCKALKHKVQDMIEAGEIVIRKREAQGPNVNRNPLPEHANTIGVILDDAEYEEQVQKLARKAEVFGVTEPFVIEDEPFEEDKRPFILDLTPAESKALEPVVVEFPEQEPVLSLKRVPWNYNEPVTQIGRKSTAKEEVSVVTRSGRVASPFGAPVPIQANNSEPPAKPTITEKEALDFLKRLQRSEYNVVEKLSKSPAQISMLDLLFSSDVHRDALLEVLTKAQIPKDISVANFSHMVGNVLFTKQIIFFDDELPAEGIGHNKALYIAVRCNGKILPKVLIDNGSALNTCPWSTLKKLGLQDIKLRPSGTIVRGFDGAQREPIGEVDLVIEMGPAQFQIACQVMHFPSVYNVLLGRLWIHKSGAVLSSLHQLLKFIVNDKLITIFAEEDCLVIADSGSEEDGSQNATVTPHSIADIVSVSWIKKGGTSSVKGQCHDGQGNDTWRI